The Salvia miltiorrhiza cultivar Shanhuang (shh) chromosome 1, IMPLAD_Smil_shh, whole genome shotgun sequence genome has a window encoding:
- the LOC130998690 gene encoding RNA-binding protein BRN1-like isoform X1, with amino-acid sequence MAEGESVKLFVGQVPKQMTEVQLLAVFREFALVDEVKIIRDKETRASRGCCFVICPSREEADKAVNACHEKITLPGASRLLQMKYADGELERLEHKLFVGMLPKTVSDAEVSALFSEYGTIKDLQILRGSGQTSKGCAFMKFETKEQALAAIEALNGKHKMEGSSIPLVVKWADTEKERQTRKVRKALLQASTLQIASAQQSVYGALPMSYVPAYNGYGYQTPGPYGFVRYRLPELQNRPNFPSLMPSTNHGHAIRGAIPDPSSGTVPSNYAAPPANYIGSAYPATPGVHYPRTYPGGIMSNQQFGASSPLLSSNSSSQVVAASSVRASSEVHIEGPRGANLFIFHIPQQYGDVQLADLFQRFGRVLSAKVFVDKATNVSKCFGIKSLKLFYLKQVIFHVFPSNEQLSAGFVSYDSPAAAQNAINAMNGFQLGGKKLKVQLKRESNKKNLNFEVSDEDS; translated from the exons ATGGCGGAAGGAGAGAGCGTGAAGCTGTTCGTAGGCCAAGTACCAAAGCAGATGACGGAGGTGCAGCTCCTCGCAGTGTTCAGAGAGTTCGCGCTCGTCGACGAGGTCAAAATAATCAGAGACAAGGAGACGCGCGCGTCGAGAG GATGTTGTTTCGTCATATGTCCGTCGAGAGAGGAAGCAGACAAGGCTGTAAACGCGTGCCATGAGAAGATTACGCTGCCTGGG GCATCTAGGCTTTTGCAAATGAAGTATGCTGATGGAGAATTGGAAAGACTAG AGCATAAATTGTTTGTTGGCATGCTTCCAAAAACTGTTTCTGATGCTGAGGTGTCAGCTCTATTTTCGGAATATGGAACAATAAAAGACTTGCAAATTCTCAGGGGGTCTGGTCAAACTAGCAAAG GTTGTGCTTTTATGAAATTTGAGACAAAAGAACAAGCACTTGCAGCAATTGAGGCACTAAATGGAAAGCATAAGATGGAG GGTTCTTCTATTCCTTTGGTGGTCAAGTGGGCTGATACAGAGAAGGAAAGACAGACTCGGAAGGTTCGAAAAGCTCTCTTGCAAGCATCCACTTTGCAAATTGCTTCCGCACAACAATCCGTATATGGCGCTCTACCAATGAGTTATGTGCCTGCATATAATGGCTACGGTTATCAG ACACCAGGTCCTTACGGATTTGTGCGCTATCGCCTACCTGAATTGCAGAATCGACCAAACTTCCCTAGTTTGATGCCATCTACAAACCACGGACATGCTATACGGGGAGCCATACCTGATCCTTCATCTGGAACTGTGCCAAGTAATTATGCAGCGCCACCTGCAAACTACATAGGTTCTGCTTACCCAGCCACGCCAGGGGTTCATTATCCCCGGACATATCCTGGAGGAATCATGAGTAATCAGCAATTTGGAGCTTCTTCCCCTTTATTATCATCTAATTCTAGTAGCCAAGTTGTAGCTGCTTCAAGTGTTAGAGCGAGCTCTGAGGTTCACATTGAAG GTCCTCGCGGAGCAAATCTATTTATCTTCCACATTCCCCAACAATATGGTGATGTACAGCTTGCAGATCTATTTCAGCGTTTTGGTAGGGTATTGAGTGCAAAGGTGTTTGTTGACAAAGCAACTAATGTCAGCAAGTGTTTTGGTATAAAATCTCTTAAACTTTTCTATCTGAAGCAAGTAATATTTCATGTTTTTCCTTCTAATGAGCAGCTATCTGCAGGATTTGTTAGTTATGATTCACCAGCAGCAGCACAAAATGCAATTAATGCAATGAATGGCTTCCAGTTAGGTGGTAAAAAATTGAAGGTTCAACTTAAAAGAGAGAGTAACAAAAAAAACCTGAACTTTGAGGTAAGCGATGAAGACAGCTAA
- the LOC130998722 gene encoding uncharacterized protein LOC130998722 produces the protein MGIMLFSFPTIVNPVINKGADGMHKFAKIESSSNNLQLPRRRRRQIGAGRRLHCSISRSNGDEEQLDSPQELRVPSHWLEPSRAAEESAWLRSTLQKWLDEEYCPEATNVEISKIAADSLYKSLVEKRSDLGDILLKMAVELESISYQDSFHGAFSSANAAVNLIVQRILHD, from the exons ATGGGAATTATGCTCTTCAGTTTCCCAACAATAGTAAACCCAGTCATCAACAAAGGTGCTGACGGGATGCATAAATTCGCCAAGATTGAATCTTCAAGCAACAATCTCCAGCTcccccggcggcggcggcggcaaatCGGCGCCGGAAGAAGACTTCATTGTTCGATTTCTCGGAGCAATGGCGACGAAGAACAGCTGGATTCGCCTCAAGAACTCAGGGTTCCTAGCCATTGGTTGGAGCCTTCTAGAGCCGCAGAG GAATCGGCATGGCTAAGAAGCACGCTACAGAAATGGTTGGACGAGGAGTATTGCCCAGAGGCGACCAACGTAGAAATAAGCAAGATTGCTGCTGATTCCTTGTACAAATCGTTAGTGGAAAAACGAAGTGATTTAGGGGATATTCTGTTGAAAATGGCTGTAGAATTGGAATCCATATCTTACCAAGATAGCTTCCATGGAGCATTCTCCTCAGCAAATGCAGCTGTCAATCTCATTGTTCAACGAATATTGCACGACTAA
- the LOC130998690 gene encoding RNA-binding protein BRN1-like isoform X2 — MAEGESVKLFVGQVPKQMTEVQLLAVFREFALVDEVKIIRDKETRASRGCCFVICPSREEADKAVNACHEKITLPGASRLLQMKYADGELERLEHKLFVGMLPKTVSDAEVSALFSEYGTIKDLQILRGSGQTSKGCAFMKFETKEQALAAIEALNGKHKMEGSSIPLVVKWADTEKERQTRKVRKALLQASTLQIASAQQSVYGALPMSYVPAYNGYGYQTPGPYGFVRYRLPELQNRPNFPSLMPSTNHGHAIRGAIPDPSSGTVPSNYAAPPANYIGSAYPATPGVHYPRTYPGGIMSNQQFGASSPLLSSNSSSQVVAASSVRASSEVHIEGPRGANLFIFHIPQQYGDVQLADLFQRFGRVLSAKVFVDKATNVSKCFGFVSYDSPAAAQNAINAMNGFQLGGKKLKVQLKRESNKKNLNFEVSDEDS; from the exons ATGGCGGAAGGAGAGAGCGTGAAGCTGTTCGTAGGCCAAGTACCAAAGCAGATGACGGAGGTGCAGCTCCTCGCAGTGTTCAGAGAGTTCGCGCTCGTCGACGAGGTCAAAATAATCAGAGACAAGGAGACGCGCGCGTCGAGAG GATGTTGTTTCGTCATATGTCCGTCGAGAGAGGAAGCAGACAAGGCTGTAAACGCGTGCCATGAGAAGATTACGCTGCCTGGG GCATCTAGGCTTTTGCAAATGAAGTATGCTGATGGAGAATTGGAAAGACTAG AGCATAAATTGTTTGTTGGCATGCTTCCAAAAACTGTTTCTGATGCTGAGGTGTCAGCTCTATTTTCGGAATATGGAACAATAAAAGACTTGCAAATTCTCAGGGGGTCTGGTCAAACTAGCAAAG GTTGTGCTTTTATGAAATTTGAGACAAAAGAACAAGCACTTGCAGCAATTGAGGCACTAAATGGAAAGCATAAGATGGAG GGTTCTTCTATTCCTTTGGTGGTCAAGTGGGCTGATACAGAGAAGGAAAGACAGACTCGGAAGGTTCGAAAAGCTCTCTTGCAAGCATCCACTTTGCAAATTGCTTCCGCACAACAATCCGTATATGGCGCTCTACCAATGAGTTATGTGCCTGCATATAATGGCTACGGTTATCAG ACACCAGGTCCTTACGGATTTGTGCGCTATCGCCTACCTGAATTGCAGAATCGACCAAACTTCCCTAGTTTGATGCCATCTACAAACCACGGACATGCTATACGGGGAGCCATACCTGATCCTTCATCTGGAACTGTGCCAAGTAATTATGCAGCGCCACCTGCAAACTACATAGGTTCTGCTTACCCAGCCACGCCAGGGGTTCATTATCCCCGGACATATCCTGGAGGAATCATGAGTAATCAGCAATTTGGAGCTTCTTCCCCTTTATTATCATCTAATTCTAGTAGCCAAGTTGTAGCTGCTTCAAGTGTTAGAGCGAGCTCTGAGGTTCACATTGAAG GTCCTCGCGGAGCAAATCTATTTATCTTCCACATTCCCCAACAATATGGTGATGTACAGCTTGCAGATCTATTTCAGCGTTTTGGTAGGGTATTGAGTGCAAAGGTGTTTGTTGACAAAGCAACTAATGTCAGCAAGTGTTTTG GATTTGTTAGTTATGATTCACCAGCAGCAGCACAAAATGCAATTAATGCAATGAATGGCTTCCAGTTAGGTGGTAAAAAATTGAAGGTTCAACTTAAAAGAGAGAGTAACAAAAAAAACCTGAACTTTGAGGTAAGCGATGAAGACAGCTAA
- the LOC131010738 gene encoding cysteine proteinase inhibitor 1-like, producing the protein MAVMAMTLVLRLTASSDTSSMAVPIVVDASRGFKVDGWKPISNSNAPKAAAIAKFTVAEHNKEKKELLVFVFKGTLQVIAGTNYRLVIPTINNGATVPYKIYTIIVHSSLSQSLSLISFESNKTNL; encoded by the coding sequence ATGGCGGTAATGGCAATGACGCTAGTTTTGAGGTTGACCGCCAGCAGCGACACATCCTCAATGGCGGTTCCCATTGTTGTCGATGCTTCACGAGGCTTCAAAGTCGACGGTTGGAAGCCGATCTCAAATTCGAACGCTCCAAAGGCGGCTGCAATTGCAAAATTCACGGTGGCGGAACACAACAAGGAGAAAAAAGAATTGTTGGTGTTTGTATTCAAGGGAACATTGCAGGTGATTGCTGGTACTAATTACAGGCTCGTCATCCCCACCATCAACAACGGCGCCACCGTCCCTTACAAAATCTATACCATCATTGTTCATTCCAGCTTGTCACAATCTTTGTCGCTCATTTCATTCGAATCAAATAAGACTAATTTGTGA
- the LOC130998713 gene encoding U1 small nuclear ribonucleoprotein C-like translates to MPRYYCDYCDTYLTHDSPSVRKQHNAGYKHKANVRSYYQQYEAQLNQSLIDQKVKEHLGAFRPPVAPYPRPGLPVLPTPLPGQFLPGAPFRPPVLPRPMPGPPGYAPIPPHMVPPPGAPHPGQMNGLQRPVAAPPPPPMVPGSGGIPTSGGAPAMFPPPPYQGNMSLPTSGGSDGSAPSAPAPEANQ, encoded by the exons ATGCCGAG GTACTACTGCGATTACTGCGACACTTACCTCACGCACGATTCC CCTTCTGTTAGAAAACAACATAATGCAGGGTACAAGCACAAG GCAAATGTACGAAGTTATTATCAACAATACGAAGCACAACTAAATCAAAGTTTGATAGACCAAAAAGTTAAGGAGCATCTCGGGGCTTTCAGGCCTCCCGTTGCTCCTTATCCAAGGCCTGGTCTTCCAGTTCTGCCTACGCCACTTCCAGGACAATTCCTGCCTGGTGCGCCTTTTAGACCTCCAGTATTGCCAAGACCGATGCCTGGACCTCCTG GATATGCACCAATCCCACCACACATGGTGCCTCCACCGGGTGCGCCTCATCCAGGTCAAATGAACGGACTCCAAAGACCCGTGGcagctcctcctcctcctccaatGGTTCCGGGGAGTGGTGGAATCCCCACGAGTGGTGGGGCCCCGGCGATGTTTCCTCCTCCACCCTACCAAGGTAACATGTCATTACCTACGAGCGGAGGTAGCGATGGTTCAGCGCCTAGCGCTCCGGCTCCCGAGGCTAATCAGTAG